A genomic region of Cannabis sativa cultivar Pink pepper isolate KNU-18-1 chromosome 1, ASM2916894v1, whole genome shotgun sequence contains the following coding sequences:
- the LOC133035678 gene encoding zinc finger BED domain-containing protein RICESLEEPER 2-like: protein MSCQIDSNFEDDVDFVPSTTNEVQSVSNTVDETQNQRERTSRAWDHFTRQKIDGKIKAVCKYCERKLVGESSSGTRHLSSHVKTCPVRKAQLATSPSATASPLVSFNFDPDLAGIKLAQMIVKHEYPLSMVEHSGFIEYSSTLCPMFQMVSKNTIRRGYMVVTAHFIDDSWSLHSQILSFKYVLCPHDAPALLEALRSCLNDWKIEDKISTVTLDNCTANDSMIDLLKGQFEPDSFILKGKLLHVRCCAHILNLIVKEGLSVIGDSVDKIRDSVAYWSGTPKRHEKFEDTARQLGVPYTKKISLDCVTRWNSTFLMLSTALS from the exons ATGTCTTGTCAAATCGATTCTAATTTTGAGGATGATGTTGATTTTGTGCCATCAACTACAAATGAAGTACAATCTGTTAGTAATACAGTAGATGAAACTCAGAATCAGAGAGAAAGAACTTCTCGTGCATGGGATCATTTCACACGGCAAAAAATTGATGGAAAAATTAAAGCAGTTTGCAAGTATTGCGAGCGTAAGCTGGTGGGAGAAAGTTCTAGTGGGACTAGGCATTTAAGTTCTCACGTGAAAACATGTCCTGTAAGAAAGGCCCAACTTGCCACCAGTCCTAGTGCAACTGCAAGCCCtttagtttcttttaattttgatcCTGATTTAGCAGGGATCAAATTGGCTCAAATGATCGTTAAGCACGAATATCCCTTGTCTATGGTTGAGCATAGCGGGTTTATAGAATATTCAAGCACTTTATGTCCCATGTTTCAAATGGTGTCAAAGAATACAATTAG AAGAGGATATATGGTTGTAACAGCTCATTTTATTGATGATTCTTGGAGCTTACACAGTCAGATATTGAGTTTTAAGTATGTTCTGTGTCCTCACGATGCTCCAGCACTACTTGAGGCCCTAAGATCTTGTCTTAATGATTGGAAAATAGAAGACAAGATCAGTACAGTGACTCTCGATAACTGTACTGCCAATGATTCCATGATTGATCTTTTGAAAGGACAATTTGAGCCTGACAGTTTTATTTTGAAGGGAAAGTTGCTACATGTGCGTTGTTGTGcacatattttaaatctaattgtCAAAGAAGGCTTATCTGTCATTGGTGATAGTGTTGACAAAATTCGAGACAGTGTTGCTTATTGGTCGGGCACACCAAAAAGACATGAAAAATTTGAAGACACTGCTCGTCAACTTGGAGTACCATACACCAAAAAAATATCACTTGATTGTGTAACAAGGTGGAATTCAACTTTTCTAATGCTTAGCACAGCTTTATCCTAG
- the LOC115704067 gene encoding uncharacterized protein LOC115704067: protein MSWLINSVSSEIAQSIMYYELATKTWNDLPERFNEGNGPWIFQLQTQLTRLQQGDYSVSAYFTKMKSLWDELKEFQPITTCTCGAMKIFLDYFNQNQVLQFLTGLNESYASVRAQILLNEPIPNLSRVFAMIVQGEHQRSLGSSNAIPLAGFAPQSVNADLSSECQHLISLLSNNSASYATSSIVDSGATHHMCSNFACFSSFTNVPFPKYVTLPNGQEIPVQNVGTIKINSKITLHNDPTLNVVIGTAERCGKLYLLQQDNSSTTAATTSLFSFNKTNASSNTILVWKDHNKIWLLKENTTTY from the exons ATGTCTTGGTTGATTAATTCTGTTTCATCTGAGATTGCACAAAGCATAATGTACTATGAATTAGCTACTAAAACGTGGAACGATCTTCCTGAGCGTTTCAATGAAGGCAATGGCCCTTGGATTTTCCAATTGCAGACTCAACTCACTCGGCTTCAGCAGGGTGATTATTCTGTTTCTGCATATTTTACAAAGATGAAATCCCTATGGGATGAGTTGAAAGAATTTCAACCAATAACAACTTGCACTTGTGGTGCAATGAAAATTTTCTTGGATTATTTCAACCAAAATCAAGTACTTCAATTCTTGACTGGTTTGAATGAATCCTATGCATCAGTTCGTGCTCAAATTTTGCTTAATGAACCAATACCCAATCTGTCCCGTGTGTTTGCCATGATTGTTCAAGGAGAACATCAAAGATCCCTCGGATCTTCTAATGCAATCCCCCTGGCT GGGTTTGCTCCACAATCTGTCAATGCTGATCTTTCTTCTGAATGCCAGCATTTAATCTCACTTCTCA GTAATAATTCTGCTTCTTATGCAACATCTTCGATAGTCGATAGTGGTGCTACACACCACATGTGTTCCAACTTTGCTTGCTTCTCTTCATTTACTAATGTTCCATTTCCTAAGTATGTCACCTTACCAAATGGACAAGAAATACCTGTCCAAAATGTTGGCACTATCAAGATTAACTCTAAAATTACTCTGCACAAT GATCCTACTCTGAATGTGGTGATTGGGACAGCTGAAAGATGTGGCAAATTGTACTTGCTTCAACAAGACAACTCCTCTACTACAGCTGCTACTACatctcttttttctttcaataaaaCCAAT GCATCATCAAATACCATTCTTGTGTGGAAAGACCACAACAAAATTTGGTTGTTAAAAGAAAATACCACCACATACTAA